Proteins from one Bombus pascuorum chromosome 15, iyBomPasc1.1, whole genome shotgun sequence genomic window:
- the LOC132914752 gene encoding THO complex subunit 2 isoform X3: protein MAGKVWNTDIWKAWDKHGKNDFLKLIKHKFKEGNTAEWRRGLYELISNGIRGNIKKDNVVQTLGELTNIDGAIPSAIVDIFTLIDAEAHNEERNNFYYLVKESEKFLTDRILKERLEIDTLQDVGTLKNKNFQIKFIKVKTKLYYKQRKFNLFREESEGYSKLIVELNQERPESEVASILEIVKSLIGYFNLDPNRVLDILLETFENRPQDDALFIPLIRSYMSDQQVLCEVLGFKYCSTVNATPFSLQKVTALMLQHGVIKLDDILPWLVPDDKTIIKEHEQAMKQAKDYVRKLSVISTKDKEDVPEEKETPQDKYTSNQKFGLCEALLETGAWEVAQNLFNRLPEHSFTDQRPIALALCKMIQSLIEPVYRKNCIISPKLQGRRVPQLKSSLAPKLIESLEEIHDQLLPMLIVLGPNLHHDPVLMYKIMRLCHAAIKQCPLDANKQPIDKNNNLYYDVLTILDVALLPSLSFMDCNCCVAEELWNILKYYPYQNRYCLYARWKNDTPLQHAALLRKRADAQKKIKSIMKRVSKETIKPVGRSIGKLTHSSPGVLFDYILIQIQLYDNLIGPVVDSLKYLTNISYDVLGYCLVEALAGADRDRFKHDGTSISLWLQSLASFCGAIFKKYNIELTGLLQYVANQLKAQKSLDLLILKEIVQKMAGIEAAEEMTSDQLDAMAGGDLLKNEAGYFSQVRNTKKSSQRLKEALAEHDLAVALCLLMAQQKHCVVYRETDKSHLKLVGKLYDQCQDTLVQFGTFLGSTMTVDEYVERLPSIHSMLQDNHIHSDVAFFLARPMFAHAINIKYDALRKADPNYKKMSTAMKQAKYAEAAQAVMAPVAQSVRPLHPLKVWEDISPQFLVTFWSLSMYDLYVPVESYQREINKLKQLAAQSADSKDVNVSKGKKEQERYTTLIEKLQDERRKQEEHVEKVFAYLRQEKDTWFLSRSAKSAKNETITQFLQLCLFPRCTFTTVDAMYCAKFVHTIHSLKTANFSTLLCYDRLFCDITYSVTSCTENEANRYGRFLCAMLETVMRWHSEKAIFDKECSNYPGFVTKFRVSNQFSEANDMVGFENYRHVCHKWHYKITKAIVVCLDSKDYVQIRNSLIILIKILPHFPVLAKLSQILERKVEKVREEERGQRQDLHVLATSYSGQLKAKTPNMIREADFHHAGKTQDTSNSDNSDKAGDGISSKEITNGDSRIEKESKDQREKRSASNQLHHDSSEKIRKKEESKESSEGKDKHLKKDEIKEEDTIDKKDRKYYKEEHYYGSGVDNLDRDLSSVSNSSASSGPTQDGSDRDAKRRKVENVQKEGRRAEGSLDKKERSSKGKIRDEQKELRREKKFARKRDRTDESAVTTEQKRRKDDEKAKGTHQNGDIPEHREKHHYNKEKSPYTKERTHEREGRESRDKHRRSSDPKRR, encoded by the exons ATGGCTGgtaaagtgtggaatacagaTATATGGAAAGCATGGGATAAACATGGAAAAAATGATTT CCTCAAGTTAATCAAGCACAAATTTAAGGAAGGCAACACTGCAG aatGGAGAAGAGGATTGTACGAATTAATTTCGAATGGAATCCGTGGGAACATAAAAAAGGACAATGTTGTTCAGACATTAGGTGAACTAACG AATATTGATGGAGCAATACCATCTGCGATAGTGGATATATTTACACTGATAGATGCTGAGGCACAtaatgaagaaagaaataatttttattatcttgtaAAAGAATCAGAAAAG TTTCTCACAGATAGGATATTGAAGGAACGTTTAGAAATTGATACATTGCAAGATGTAGGAACTTTAAAAAACAAGAATTTccaaatcaaatttattaaagtgAAGACAAAATTGTA TTATAAACAacggaaatttaatttatttcgagaGGAAAGCGAAGGATATTCTAAACTTATAGTGGAATTGAATCAGGAACGTCCAGAAAGTGAAGTAGCATCAATATTGGAAATTGTTAAGTCACTTAtcg GATATTTTAATCTTGACCCTAATAGGGtactcgatattttattagaaacttTTGAAAATCGACCTCAAGATGATGCGCTTTTTATCCCTTTAATTCGATCATATATGAGTGACCAACAGGTACTCTGCGAAGTTTTAGGATTTAAATATTGTTCAACCGTTAATGCTACTCCATTTTCATTGCAAAAAGTCACTGCACTCATGTTACAACATGGTGTCATTAAATTAGATGATATATTGCCTTGGTTGGTGCCAGATGATAAAACTATTATCAAAGAACACGAACAGGCAATGAAACAGGCGAAAGATTATGTTCGCAAGTTAAGCGTAATTTCTACGAAAGACAAAGAGGACGTACCAGAGGAGAAAGAAACTCCACAG gatAAATACACAAGTAATCAGAAGTTCGGATTATGCGAAGCACTTCTAGAGACAGGAGCTTGGGAAGTAGcacaaaatttattcaatcgATTGCCCGAACACAGTTTCACCGATCAACGTCCAATTGCATTAGCGCTGTGCAAAATGATTCAATCTCTTATCGAACCTGTTTATCGCAA aaattgtataatttcgcCAAAATTACAAGGTAGGAGAGTTCCACAATTAAAGAGCTCTCTTGCTCCGAAACTAATCGAGAGTCTCGAGGAGATCCACGATCAATTATTACCAATGCTCATAGTCCTTGGTCCCAATCTACATCATGATCCTGTTCTAATGTACAAGATCATGCGATTGTGTCATGCGGCCATAAAACAATGTCCGTTAGATGCTAATAAGCAAccaattgataaaaataacaatttgtaTTACGACGTGTTGACTATTCTCGATGTAGCGTTACTGCCATCATTATCATTTATGGACTGCAACTGTTGCGTTGCCGAAGAATTGTGGAATATCTTAAAATACTATCCATATCAAAATCGATATTGTTTGTACGCACGATGGAAGAACGATACACCTTTGCAACATGCTGCTCTTTTAAGAAAACGAGCAGATGCGCAAAAGAAAATTAAGTCTATCATGAAAAGAGTGAGTAAGGAAACCATAAAGCCTGTAGGGAGGTCAATAGGCAAACTTACACATTCTTCGCCCGGTGTATTGTTCGATTACATTCTTATACAAATCCAATTGTATGATAACCTTATag GACCTGTTGTAGATTCTCTAAAATATTTGACTAACATTTCTTATGATGTACTTGGTTACTGTCTTGTGGAAGCTTTAGCTGGTGCTGACAGAGATAGATTTAAACATGATGGCACCAGCATATCTCTTTGGCTCCAATCCCTTGCTTCGTTTTGTGGAGCCATATTTAAGAAGTATAATATTGAACTTACTGGTTTGCTGCAGTATGTAGCTAATCAACTTAAAGCACAAAAAAG cctagatttattaatattgaaagaaatagtACAAAAGATGGCGGGTATCGAAGCCGCTGAGGAGATGACTTCGGATCAGTTAGATGCCATGGCAGGTGGAgacttattaaaaaatgaa GCTGGGTACTTCAGTCAAGTACGCAATACAAAGAAATCATCACAACGTTTAAAAGAAGCTCTAGCTGAACATGATCTTGCTGTAGCATTATGTCTTTTAATGGCACAGCAAAAACATTGTGTTGTGTATAGGGAAACAGATAAATCTCATCTTAAACTCGTGG GAAAACTATATGATCAGTGTCAAGATACATTAGTTCAATTCGGTACCTTCTTGGGATCCACTATGACAGTAGATGAATATGTAGAAAGACTTCCCTCCATACATTCTATGCTCCAGGACAATCATATACATTCTGATGTCGCATTTTTTCTTGCAAGACCAATGTTTGCACATGCCATTAAT ATTAAGTATGATGCCCTACGTAAAGCTGATCCAAATTACAAAAAGATGTCAACTGCTATGAAGCAAGCAAAGTACGCAGAAGCTGCACAAGCAGTTATGGCACCTGTTGCTCAGTCAGTCAGACCTTTACATCCTTTGAAAGTATGGGAGGATATCTCGCCACAGTTCCTGGTGACATTTTGGTCCTTGTCTATGTACGATTTATATGTTCCTGTGGAGAGTTACCAGAGAGAAATTAACAAACTAAAGCAACTTGCGGCACAAAGTGCCGATTCCAAAGATGTG aaTGTTAGCAAGGGGAAGAAAGAGCAAGAAAGATATACGACTCTAATTGAGAAACTACAAGATGAAAGGAGAAAACAGGAAGAGCACgttgaaaaagtatttgcatatctaag acaagaaaaagatacatggtTTTTATCTCGAAGCGCAAAATCAgcgaaaaatgaaacgataacGCAATTTCTGCAACTGTGTCTGTTTCCTCGATGTACATTTACAACCGTGGATGCCATGTATTGCGCTAAATTCGTTCATACTATACATTCTTTAAAGACTGCGAATTTTTCAACCCTTCTTTGCTATGACAGA CTATTCTGTGATATAACATATTCAGTTACCTCATGTACCGAAAACGAAGCTAATCGTTATGGAAGATTTTTATGCGCCATGCTGGAAACAGTAATGAGGTGGCATTCTGAGAAAGCCATATTCGATaag GAATGTAGCAATTATCCGGGATTTGTAACAAAATTCCGAGTTAGCAATCAATTCTCTGAAGCCAATGATATGGTaggatttgaaaattatagacATGTGTGTCACAAGTGgcattacaaaattacaaag GCGATTGTAGTTTGTTTGGATTCTAAGGACTACGTACAAATAAGAAATTCcttgataatattaataaaaatattaccacATTTCCCTGTTCTGGCAAAATTATCTCAAATTCTTGAAcgtaaagtagaaaaagtGAGAGAGGAGGAACGTGGACAACGCCAAGATTTGCATGTACTAGCAACGTCGTACAGTGGCCAATTAAAAGCCAAAACTCCAAACATGATTCGCGAAGCAGATTTTCATCAC GCTGGAAAAACACAAGATACTTCAAATAGTGATAATTCGGATAAAGCTGGCGATGGAATATCGagtaaagaaattacaaacgGCGACTCTaggatagagaaagagagtaagGATCAACGAGAAAAACGAAGTGCATCGAATCAATTGCATCA tgACAGCtcagaaaaaattagaaaaaaagaagaaagcaaGGAAAGTTCTGAAGGGAAAgacaaacatttaaaaaaggaCGAAATTAAGGAAGAGGACACAATAGATAAAAAAGACCGAAAATACTATAAA gaGGAACACTATTATGGCAGTGGTGTAGATAATTTAGACCGTGATCTTTCTAGTGTATCAAATAGTAGTGCTAGTTCTGGACCCACGCAAGATGGATCAGATAGAG atgccaaaagaagaaaagttgaGAATGTACAAAAG GAGGGTAGACGTGCTGAAGGAAGTCTTGACAAAAAAGAGCGCTCGAGTAAAGGCAAAATAAGGGACGAACAGAAAGAATTGCGCAGGGAAAAGAAATTTGCACGAAAAAGG GATAGGACAGACGAATCAGCGGTGACGACCGaacagaaaagaagaaaagatgatGAGAAAg CAAAAGGAACACATCAAAATGGTGATATCCCCGAGCATAGGGAAAAACATCATTATAACAAG GAAAAGTCACCCTACACAAAGGAACGTACTCATGAACGGGAGGGCCGCGAAAGCCGGGACAAACA TAGGAGAAGTTCGGATCCCAAACGAAGATGA
- the LOC132914752 gene encoding THO complex subunit 2 isoform X2 produces the protein MAGKVWNTDIWKAWDKHGKNDFLKLIKHKFKEGNTAEWRRGLYELISNGIRGNIKKDNVVQTLGELTNIDGAIPSAIVDIFTLIDAEAHNEERNNFYYLVKESEKFLTDRILKERLEIDTLQDVGTLKNKNFQIKFIKVKTKLYYKQRKFNLFREESEGYSKLIVELNQERPESEVASILEIVKSLIGYFNLDPNRVLDILLETFENRPQDDALFIPLIRSYMSDQQVLCEVLGFKYCSTVNATPFSLQKVTALMLQHGVIKLDDILPWLVPDDKTIIKEHEQAMKQAKDYVRKLSVISTKDKEDVPEEKETPQDKYTSNQKFGLCEALLETGAWEVAQNLFNRLPEHSFTDQRPIALALCKMIQSLIEPVYRKNCIISPKLQGRRVPQLKSSLAPKLIESLEEIHDQLLPMLIVLGPNLHHDPVLMYKIMRLCHAAIKQCPLDANKQPIDKNNNLYYDVLTILDVALLPSLSFMDCNCCVAEELWNILKYYPYQNRYCLYARWKNDTPLQHAALLRKRADAQKKIKSIMKRVSKETIKPVGRSIGKLTHSSPGVLFDYILIQIQLYDNLIGPVVDSLKYLTNISYDVLGYCLVEALAGADRDRFKHDGTSISLWLQSLASFCGAIFKKYNIELTGLLQYVANQLKAQKSLDLLILKEIVQKMAGIEAAEEMTSDQLDAMAGGDLLKNEAGYFSQVRNTKKSSQRLKEALAEHDLAVALCLLMAQQKHCVVYRETDKSHLKLVGKLYDQCQDTLVQFGTFLGSTMTVDEYVERLPSIHSMLQDNHIHSDVAFFLARPMFAHAINIKYDALRKADPNYKKMSTAMKQAKYAEAAQAVMAPVAQSVRPLHPLKVWEDISPQFLVTFWSLSMYDLYVPVESYQREINKLKQLAAQSADSKDNVSKGKKEQERYTTLIEKLQDERRKQEEHVEKVFAYLRQEKDTWFLSRSAKSAKNETITQFLQLCLFPRCTFTTVDAMYCAKFVHTIHSLKTANFSTLLCYDRLFCDITYSVTSCTENEANRYGRFLCAMLETVMRWHSEKAIFDKECSNYPGFVTKFRVSNQFSEANDMVGFENYRHVCHKWHYKITKAIVVCLDSKDYVQIRNSLIILIKILPHFPVLAKLSQILERKVEKVREEERGQRQDLHVLATSYSGQLKAKTPNMIREADFHHVGDKAGKTQDTSNSDNSDKAGDGISSKEITNGDSRIEKESKDQREKRSASNQLHHDSSEKIRKKEESKESSEGKDKHLKKDEIKEEDTIDKKDRKYYKEEHYYGSGVDNLDRDLSSVSNSSASSGPTQDGSDRDAKRRKVENVQKEGRRAEGSLDKKERSSKGKIRDEQKELRREKKFARKRDRTDESAVTTEQKRRKDDEKAKGTHQNGDIPEHREKHHYNKEKSPYTKERTHEREGRESRDKHRRSSDPKRR, from the exons ATGGCTGgtaaagtgtggaatacagaTATATGGAAAGCATGGGATAAACATGGAAAAAATGATTT CCTCAAGTTAATCAAGCACAAATTTAAGGAAGGCAACACTGCAG aatGGAGAAGAGGATTGTACGAATTAATTTCGAATGGAATCCGTGGGAACATAAAAAAGGACAATGTTGTTCAGACATTAGGTGAACTAACG AATATTGATGGAGCAATACCATCTGCGATAGTGGATATATTTACACTGATAGATGCTGAGGCACAtaatgaagaaagaaataatttttattatcttgtaAAAGAATCAGAAAAG TTTCTCACAGATAGGATATTGAAGGAACGTTTAGAAATTGATACATTGCAAGATGTAGGAACTTTAAAAAACAAGAATTTccaaatcaaatttattaaagtgAAGACAAAATTGTA TTATAAACAacggaaatttaatttatttcgagaGGAAAGCGAAGGATATTCTAAACTTATAGTGGAATTGAATCAGGAACGTCCAGAAAGTGAAGTAGCATCAATATTGGAAATTGTTAAGTCACTTAtcg GATATTTTAATCTTGACCCTAATAGGGtactcgatattttattagaaacttTTGAAAATCGACCTCAAGATGATGCGCTTTTTATCCCTTTAATTCGATCATATATGAGTGACCAACAGGTACTCTGCGAAGTTTTAGGATTTAAATATTGTTCAACCGTTAATGCTACTCCATTTTCATTGCAAAAAGTCACTGCACTCATGTTACAACATGGTGTCATTAAATTAGATGATATATTGCCTTGGTTGGTGCCAGATGATAAAACTATTATCAAAGAACACGAACAGGCAATGAAACAGGCGAAAGATTATGTTCGCAAGTTAAGCGTAATTTCTACGAAAGACAAAGAGGACGTACCAGAGGAGAAAGAAACTCCACAG gatAAATACACAAGTAATCAGAAGTTCGGATTATGCGAAGCACTTCTAGAGACAGGAGCTTGGGAAGTAGcacaaaatttattcaatcgATTGCCCGAACACAGTTTCACCGATCAACGTCCAATTGCATTAGCGCTGTGCAAAATGATTCAATCTCTTATCGAACCTGTTTATCGCAA aaattgtataatttcgcCAAAATTACAAGGTAGGAGAGTTCCACAATTAAAGAGCTCTCTTGCTCCGAAACTAATCGAGAGTCTCGAGGAGATCCACGATCAATTATTACCAATGCTCATAGTCCTTGGTCCCAATCTACATCATGATCCTGTTCTAATGTACAAGATCATGCGATTGTGTCATGCGGCCATAAAACAATGTCCGTTAGATGCTAATAAGCAAccaattgataaaaataacaatttgtaTTACGACGTGTTGACTATTCTCGATGTAGCGTTACTGCCATCATTATCATTTATGGACTGCAACTGTTGCGTTGCCGAAGAATTGTGGAATATCTTAAAATACTATCCATATCAAAATCGATATTGTTTGTACGCACGATGGAAGAACGATACACCTTTGCAACATGCTGCTCTTTTAAGAAAACGAGCAGATGCGCAAAAGAAAATTAAGTCTATCATGAAAAGAGTGAGTAAGGAAACCATAAAGCCTGTAGGGAGGTCAATAGGCAAACTTACACATTCTTCGCCCGGTGTATTGTTCGATTACATTCTTATACAAATCCAATTGTATGATAACCTTATag GACCTGTTGTAGATTCTCTAAAATATTTGACTAACATTTCTTATGATGTACTTGGTTACTGTCTTGTGGAAGCTTTAGCTGGTGCTGACAGAGATAGATTTAAACATGATGGCACCAGCATATCTCTTTGGCTCCAATCCCTTGCTTCGTTTTGTGGAGCCATATTTAAGAAGTATAATATTGAACTTACTGGTTTGCTGCAGTATGTAGCTAATCAACTTAAAGCACAAAAAAG cctagatttattaatattgaaagaaatagtACAAAAGATGGCGGGTATCGAAGCCGCTGAGGAGATGACTTCGGATCAGTTAGATGCCATGGCAGGTGGAgacttattaaaaaatgaa GCTGGGTACTTCAGTCAAGTACGCAATACAAAGAAATCATCACAACGTTTAAAAGAAGCTCTAGCTGAACATGATCTTGCTGTAGCATTATGTCTTTTAATGGCACAGCAAAAACATTGTGTTGTGTATAGGGAAACAGATAAATCTCATCTTAAACTCGTGG GAAAACTATATGATCAGTGTCAAGATACATTAGTTCAATTCGGTACCTTCTTGGGATCCACTATGACAGTAGATGAATATGTAGAAAGACTTCCCTCCATACATTCTATGCTCCAGGACAATCATATACATTCTGATGTCGCATTTTTTCTTGCAAGACCAATGTTTGCACATGCCATTAAT ATTAAGTATGATGCCCTACGTAAAGCTGATCCAAATTACAAAAAGATGTCAACTGCTATGAAGCAAGCAAAGTACGCAGAAGCTGCACAAGCAGTTATGGCACCTGTTGCTCAGTCAGTCAGACCTTTACATCCTTTGAAAGTATGGGAGGATATCTCGCCACAGTTCCTGGTGACATTTTGGTCCTTGTCTATGTACGATTTATATGTTCCTGTGGAGAGTTACCAGAGAGAAATTAACAAACTAAAGCAACTTGCGGCACAAAGTGCCGATTCCAAAGAT aaTGTTAGCAAGGGGAAGAAAGAGCAAGAAAGATATACGACTCTAATTGAGAAACTACAAGATGAAAGGAGAAAACAGGAAGAGCACgttgaaaaagtatttgcatatctaag acaagaaaaagatacatggtTTTTATCTCGAAGCGCAAAATCAgcgaaaaatgaaacgataacGCAATTTCTGCAACTGTGTCTGTTTCCTCGATGTACATTTACAACCGTGGATGCCATGTATTGCGCTAAATTCGTTCATACTATACATTCTTTAAAGACTGCGAATTTTTCAACCCTTCTTTGCTATGACAGA CTATTCTGTGATATAACATATTCAGTTACCTCATGTACCGAAAACGAAGCTAATCGTTATGGAAGATTTTTATGCGCCATGCTGGAAACAGTAATGAGGTGGCATTCTGAGAAAGCCATATTCGATaag GAATGTAGCAATTATCCGGGATTTGTAACAAAATTCCGAGTTAGCAATCAATTCTCTGAAGCCAATGATATGGTaggatttgaaaattatagacATGTGTGTCACAAGTGgcattacaaaattacaaag GCGATTGTAGTTTGTTTGGATTCTAAGGACTACGTACAAATAAGAAATTCcttgataatattaataaaaatattaccacATTTCCCTGTTCTGGCAAAATTATCTCAAATTCTTGAAcgtaaagtagaaaaagtGAGAGAGGAGGAACGTGGACAACGCCAAGATTTGCATGTACTAGCAACGTCGTACAGTGGCCAATTAAAAGCCAAAACTCCAAACATGATTCGCGAAGCAGATTTTCATCACGTAGGGGATAAG GCTGGAAAAACACAAGATACTTCAAATAGTGATAATTCGGATAAAGCTGGCGATGGAATATCGagtaaagaaattacaaacgGCGACTCTaggatagagaaagagagtaagGATCAACGAGAAAAACGAAGTGCATCGAATCAATTGCATCA tgACAGCtcagaaaaaattagaaaaaaagaagaaagcaaGGAAAGTTCTGAAGGGAAAgacaaacatttaaaaaaggaCGAAATTAAGGAAGAGGACACAATAGATAAAAAAGACCGAAAATACTATAAA gaGGAACACTATTATGGCAGTGGTGTAGATAATTTAGACCGTGATCTTTCTAGTGTATCAAATAGTAGTGCTAGTTCTGGACCCACGCAAGATGGATCAGATAGAG atgccaaaagaagaaaagttgaGAATGTACAAAAG GAGGGTAGACGTGCTGAAGGAAGTCTTGACAAAAAAGAGCGCTCGAGTAAAGGCAAAATAAGGGACGAACAGAAAGAATTGCGCAGGGAAAAGAAATTTGCACGAAAAAGG GATAGGACAGACGAATCAGCGGTGACGACCGaacagaaaagaagaaaagatgatGAGAAAg CAAAAGGAACACATCAAAATGGTGATATCCCCGAGCATAGGGAAAAACATCATTATAACAAG GAAAAGTCACCCTACACAAAGGAACGTACTCATGAACGGGAGGGCCGCGAAAGCCGGGACAAACA TAGGAGAAGTTCGGATCCCAAACGAAGATGA